Sequence from the Bacillota bacterium genome:
CCGCCGATGGCCGGTATGGGTGCGATGGGTGGACGACCGGGCATGGGAGCATTCGGCAGAGGCGCTGGCTTCGATGACGAAGAAGGCATGGCAATGACCGGTGGACCAATGATGGGTGGTCCCATGATGGGAGGTCCGATGATCGGCGCCCCGACCTCAGGTGCACCCGGTTTGCCAGGACTACCGGGCGGCATTGGTGCTCCTGCTCGCCCTGGTATGCCCTCGATGCCCGGTACTCCGGCAATGCCCGGAATGCCCGGAATGGCTGGCATGGGCGGTACTCCCGCAGGCGTTGGTCTGCCATCCGTTGGACTGCGCACGACGCCGGGCGGTATGATGTATGAGCAGGAAACCACCTTGATTTACGAGCGACCGGGCGGCGTGATTTACGAGTTTCTGGTGAACAAGGACGGCTACGTGGTGCAGGCGAAGGCGATTGGCTATGAGGATAAGTCGGGCCTGGCTCGTACGTCGCGAGGCATCAAGCTCGGCGATACCTACCAGAAGGTCGTCGCCGTGTACGGCTGGCCCAAGGAACACCAGAACATGGGAACCACCCTGTACGTCCGGTATCCCAACCACCATGTCGCGTTCCAGTTCTACGACAACAAGGTGGTCTCCATCATCGTCGCGGCGATGGAGCAGTAACCGAA
This genomic interval carries:
- a CDS encoding collagen-like protein, with amino-acid sequence MMSMAGLLRRSGVAGVVVVACLVGFINPAHAIERQFLGIRMLSKVQTVLARFGNPTQVTVGQVAYNLPGQQAGMVGMAGMPGRAGLAGAPGLPGAPGMAGFTGTPGVPGMPPYGGFGGMPPMAGMGAMGGRPGMGAFGRGAGFDDEEGMAMTGGPMMGGPMMGGPMIGAPTSGAPGLPGLPGGIGAPARPGMPSMPGTPAMPGMPGMAGMGGTPAGVGLPSVGLRTTPGGMMYEQETTLIYERPGGVIYEFLVNKDGYVVQAKAIGYEDKSGLARTSRGIKLGDTYQKVVAVYGWPKEHQNMGTTLYVRYPNHHVAFQFYDNKVVSIIVAAMEQ